From a region of the Synchiropus splendidus isolate RoL2022-P1 chromosome 12, RoL_Sspl_1.0, whole genome shotgun sequence genome:
- the calm1b gene encoding calmodulin-1b: protein MADQLTEEQIAEFKEAFSLFDKDGDGTITTKELGTVMRSLGQNPTEAELQDMINEVDADGNGTIDFPEFLTMMARKMKDTDSEEEIREAFRVFDKDGNGYISAAELRHVMTNLGEKLTDEEVDEMIREADIDGDGQVNYEEFVQMMTAK from the exons ATG GCTGACCAGCTAACAGAGGAACAAATTGCAG AGTTCAAGGAGGCTTTCTCCTTATTCGACAAGGATGGCGACGGCACCATCACCACCAAAGAACTTGGCACCGTCATGAGGTCGCTGGGACAGAACCCCACAGAGGCTGAGCTGCAAGATATGATCAACGAGGTTGACGCTGACG GTAATGGAACCATCGACTTCCCCGAGTTTCTGACCATGATGGCGAGGAAAATGAAGGACACAGACAGCGAGGAGGAGATCCGCGAGGCATTCCGGGTATTTGACAAG GACGGGAACGGCTACATCAGCGCCGCCGAGCTGCGTCACGTCATGACGAACTTGGGCGAGAAACTAACAGACGAGGAGGTGGACGAGATGATCAGAGAAGCAGATATCGACGGAGACGGACAGGTCAACTATGAAG agTTTGTACAGATGATGACTGCAAAGTGA